The nucleotide window GCCGGAGCCTGTTCGCCCCCGGAATGGCCGTGGTGATGCAGGTGATGGTTCATGCCCATGCCTTTGTGGAGTTGACTCGATTCTTGACCTTGCCATGGCGGCAAGGTCAAGCCCTTTTCCTGGTGGACGCATCCGGCCCGCACCGGCCCATGCCCGGATGGCTATCGCGCCAACGACTTGCGGTACTGGTCGTTGATTTCATCATGGCGGCGCCGTATCTCGGACGGCCATTGCGCCTTGATCCATGACAGCACGGCAACGATCTCGTCGTCGCTCAGCACGCCGCCGTAAATGGGCATGGCCGTGCGGTAGTCGGGCTGATTGATCAGCTTGGCCAGTCCCTGCTTGGTGATGGCGAACAACTGCTCGTCCGGGTGGTGCCAGGTGTGGCCGCTCGCGTCGTGCGGCGGCGCCGGCAGCAGGCCGTCGGGCCCGCGATCACGCCAGTGGGCCTGGCCCTCGCCCTTGGCGCCGTGGCAGGCCGCACACTGTTGCGCGTAGATGCGGGCGCCGACACGCAGGACCTGGGGATCATCGGGGCGCAGGCTGTGCAGCGGCGGCGTCGCCTGCCGGCCACCGGCGCGCAGGGAAAAGTAACCCGCCCCTGCGACCAACAGCAAGGCCAACAATCCTGCGGCCCCCAGGACCAGCGGTTTCAATGCCATAGCATGCACCCTGTTCTCGTTCTTGCGGCCACGTTCTGGTCATCGGATGCATCGCCCAAGGCTGTGCCTTGCCGCCTCACCGCGGAATACAGCGCGACACACGGTGCGCATGCTCCCGAGTCCCACCAGGATCCCCAGGGGCCATACGACGATCCCGTGTGCTCCATGGCCTCAGCTCCTGTCGGAGTTTTGTCCAGTGCCCTGGCCAGTGGCTCCGGAACCACCACCGTGCCCGCCATGACCACCATGGCCCTTGTGCATAAAAACATGCATCAGCGGGCAAACCAGCAGCAGGGCATAAGGCCACCATTGCTCCAGGTGGGCACGGTGTTCGGTCCATAGGAAGTACCCGACGACGGCGCCGAACACGAGCAGGCCAAGGGCATAGCGCGAGCGCCAGAACCCGCCGGTCTGCACACCCTGCGGATGAGATGCATGGTCATGGGTCATGATGGACTCCTCACTTTGCGGAGGGCTTGGAAGGAGTGGAGGCCGGCGGCATGGGCAGACGGTCCATCATCATCTGCATCATCGACTCCATCATGGCCATGCGCCTTTCCATCATCTGCGGGTCGTGCTGCATGCCAGCCATGCCGGCGGACGGGTTGCCCGATGCCATCTGCCCGCGCATCGACTCCATCATGCGCATGCCGTCTTGCATGGTCTTCATATGCTCGGCCATCAATGCCTGGCGCTCCTGGGGCGTCTTGGCTGCAGCCATCTTCTCGTGCATGGCGCGCATGTGTTGTTCCATCGCAGCCATCATGTCCGGGTTCATGGCCTGCGCTGGTGGTACTGCAGTCTGCGCCGAAGCGGCCGCGGGCGCGGTCGTTTCCGCTGGATGATGTTCCTTGTGCTCGTCGGAACCTTGCGCCAGCGCACCCATGGAGGCGGCGGCGACACAGAGACCGATCAGGGGATGGCGAATGTGAATCATGATGCTTCCTTCTTGCGGTGGAGGGGGCCCGGAATGCCGCGTCCGGTGGCATGGCGCGGTTGTGACTCTGCTCAGCGCGCGGGCTGGATGTCGGTGACGATCATCTTCCCGCCTTCCTGGATGACCATGAATTGCACCTTGTCGCCGGGCTTGAGGTTGGTGAGCTGCCCCTTGTCGCGGACGGTGAAGACCATGGTCATTCCGGGCATGTCCAGGTTCTTGATGTCCCCATGCTTGAGGGTGATCTTGCCGTTGTCCGAATCGACCTTCTTGACCTCGCCGTCGGTCATGGATGCGGGTGCGGTCGCCGCAGTCTGGCCTGAATTGGGACTGACCTGGGCATGGCCCGCCATCGGCAGGGCAACGCCCATGGCCAGGGCGGAAATGGTGAGCAGACGTTGGATGGTGTTCATGGTGACCTCTGGGTGAATGGATGGATCTATAGGCTGACCAGACCATGGCCGGGCCAGCTGTGGTGTGCGTTTCAGGCCATCATTTGCGGCCCACCTTGATGGCGCCCTTCATGCCAGCCTCATAGTGGCCAGGCATCAGGCAGGCGAAGTTCACGGCTCCCGCCTTGGTGAACTGCCAGACGATGTCGCCTTGCTTGCCCGGCCCCAAGGTGATCTTGCTGGGCTCGTCGTGCTCCATGTCGGGGAATTTCTTCATCTGTTCCAGGTGCTCCAGCAATTCCTTCTCGGTGCCCAGGCTGAGTTCGTGCTTGACCTGTCCTGTGTTCTTGACGATGAAGCGCACGGTCTCGCCTTGTTTGACCTGAATGTTCGACGGCGTGTACCGCATGTTGTCGCTCATTTCGATGGTGATGGTGCGGCTAGCCTTGGCGGCGATGCCGGGCTTGCCAATGGCCGTCTCGCCACCCTCATCATGGCCGTGACCACCTGCATGGTTGCCGCTGGCGAAGGCTGCCCCCGATGCGGCCAGCACAACCATGGCGAAGAGTTGAGAAATAGTGGATCGCGTGAATTTCATGGGTAGTTTCCAGTTGAATATTGAAGATTGCAGGGAAAACTCAATGCTCGCCATGCGAAGTGGGCTTGCGCACCTTGACTTCGGTCGGCGTTGCAGGCTTGCGAACGCGCGGCATGGACTGGCCGCCCTCTGCGCTGAAGCGCGCGGGCTCGGCCATCGGGCCGGTGTACTCATGCGCCACCGTGCCTGCCGGATGCTTGAACCAGCCGGGGTCTTTGTAGTCGCCGGGCTTCTGCTCCTTGCGCACTTTGAGCACGCTGAACATCCCGCCCATCTCCACCGATCCGAACGGTCCCTGGCCGGTCATCATGGGTATGGTGTTGTCAGGGATTGGCATTTCCATCTCGGACATGTCAGACATACCGCGTTCACCCATGACCATGTAGTCCGGAATGAGCTTGTTGACTTTCTTGGCAAGGCCGCTGTGATCCACGCCGATCATCGTCGGCACGTCGTGCCCCATGGCGTTCATGGTGTGGTGGCTCTTGTGGCAGTGGAAGGCCCAATCGCCCTCCTCATCGGCCACGAACTCGATCTGGCGCATCTGGCCCACCGCCACGTCGGTGGTCACCTCGGGCCAGCGTGCGCTTTTGGGCGTCGGGCCGCCATCGGTGCCCGTGACCACAAACTCGTGACCATGCAGGTGCATCGGGTGATTGGTCATGGTGAGGTTGCCCATGCGAATGCGCACCTTGTCGTTGAGACGCACGTTCAGAGAGTCGATGCCGGGAAAGACACGGCTGTTCCATGTCCACAGGTTGAAGTCCGTCATCTCCGCGACCTTGGGCGTTGCAGCCCCTGGCTCAATGTCATACGCACTGAGCAGGAAGCAGAAATCTCGTTGCGCCTCATCAATCAGGGGGTGCTTGGCTTTCGGGTGCGTGACCCAGAAGCCCATCATTCCCATGGCCATTTGCACCATCTCGTCGGCGTGCGGGTGGTACATGAAGGTGCCGGGGCGGCGCGCCACGAACTCGTAGACAAAGGTCTTGCCCGATGGAATGGCCGGCTGCGTCAGGCCCGTCACGCCATCCATGCCGTTGGGCAGCCGCTGGCCGTGCCAGTGGATGCTGGTGTGCTCGGGCAGCTTGTTGGTGACGAAGATGCGCACCCGGTCGCCCTCCACCACTTCGATGGTGGGGCCGGGGCTCTGGCCGTTGTAACCCCACAGGTGAGCCTTCATCCCTGGGGCCATTTCGCGCACCACCGGTTCGGCCACCAGGTGGAACTCCTTGACGCCCTGGTTCATGCGCCACGGCAGCGTCCAGCCATTGAGCGTGACCACCGGGTTGTACGGCCGTCCCGAATTGGGCATCAGTGGAGCCATGGTGTTCGGGCTGGACTGAATCACCGGCTCGGGCAAGGCCGCCATCGATACACGGCTCACCGCGCTGGCAGCCACTGCGCCGCCTGCAATACCGGCGAACTTGAAAAAATCTCTTCTGGATGTCATGGCAATCGTCTCTGCTCAATGGCCGGCATCGCCGCCGCTGGGCGCGCTGGAGGTGACGGATAAGCTGGTGTTGGTGGGGCGCCCGATCACGGAGGCCTGCAAGGCGGCATCGGCCAGCCAGAATTGCTGCTGCGCATTCAGGGCCGCAGTGACGGCACCGACCTGGTCGCGCGCATCGGCCAGCAGTTCGAACGCGCTGATCAGCATGCCGTTGTAGCGAAGCTGGTTCTCCTCCGCGATCACCTTGCGCACCGGAACCACTTCGTCGCGGTAATGCCGCGCCACGTCGTAGGCCGTCCGATAGGCCGAATAGCTTTCCCGCAGGCTGGATCCTGCAGCGCGGGCCGTGGCTTCGAGCTGGTTGGCGGCCGCCAGCGTACGGGCGTTCATCGCATCGCGTTGCATTCCGCCCCAGTCAAAGATGGGCAGGCGTACCGCGACTTCCCAGCCGCGCGCGGTAGAGCGGGTGCCCTCGGCATTGTCGAAGGTGGTATTGCGGCGCCCAGTGAGTTCGATATCGGTGAAGCTGGTCACCATGTTCAAGCCCTGGGCCTTGGCAGCGCCATCCAGCGCAGCCTGCGCCAGACGGATGTCCAGCCGCGCCTTGGTCGCCAGCGAGCCAACCGCCTGCGGATCCAGTGCTTGCTTGGGGAGATCGGGCAGACGTTCGGGAAGCTTCAGCGCTTGCGCTTGGCTTTCATCGAGCCCCAGCAAACGTACCAGTTCTTCCCGGCTGGCCGTGACCTGGTGCTGGGCCGTGCTCAGTCGGGTGGCGGCATCGGCATAAAAAGCCTGCTCGCGTGCGCGGGTAATGCGGTTGAAGTTGCCCACGCCCTGCATGCGCCGGGCCAATTCGGCGCCCGCTTCGGCGCTGTCATAGACCTGCTTGGCATACTGGAACTCCTGCTGTGCGGCCACGGCCCGTACCCAGGCCTGGCGCACCCCAGTGACCTGGTCCACCACGTTGCCGGTCAGGCGCAATTGAGATTGCTCGATACGCCGGGTGGCGACACCGTACCGGGTCGGCAGGGTCAGTAGATCCAACAGGCCAAAGGAGAGCGCACGCCCCAAGTCCAGCTCAGTGCCGGCCGTCATGCGCTCAAAACTGAAGATGGGGTTGGCAATCCGCCCCACCTGCGCGGCATCGGCAGACTCCGCCCAGCCTTGCGCCAGCAGGGCCTGCAAAGACGGGCTGTTAACCAAAGCTAACTGAACGGTTTCTTTCTGACCCAGAGGCTGCGCAAGCAAGGCTTGAGCGGCCTGTGCTCGCTGGTCGCTTTCCTCCTGGGTACGAGCCAAGGCGAGTTTGCCTTCGGTAAAGCTGCCCGCTTCGACGTTGACACGATTGATGTTCTGATCCAGGCTGACGCTGGCACAGCCGGTCAGCACCGCCAGTCCGAGTGCAGACAGGGCCCATTTGGCGTGAGTTGCACGCAAACGCATCATGGCTTGTCTCCCCCATGATGGCCCGCATGCGGATCGCTGCCGGGAGCAACGTCCTTGGCGGATGCGGGCTCGCCCGTCTTGATTTCCTTGGCATAGGCGCGCCAGCCGCCGATTTGCCCAACCCGATCATTCGCCTCGCGCCAGGATTGCACCTGTTGATCCGTATAGGCTTGGTAGGCACCGATGGCGGACGAATACTGCAGCTTCGTCAATGGTGCAGGCTTGGGGGCCTCGGTATCTGCTGGAGCTTGCGCAAAAGCTGCCCCCGCGAACAACGCCAGGGTCCAAGGCAACAGAGCCCTGAAAGGCGGCAGGTGATTGGAAGTGGCCATGGTCTCCTCTAGAAAAATCTTTGATCTCACGATGGGGAGATTCTGGAGAGGCCAGCCTTTCATCCGGATGTTCTGAACATTACATTGTTGTTATCTTCATGTCAGGACGCCTCAAACTCGGCAAACTCTCGCCAAGGCATTGAACGGAGCGCACACGTGAAAATATTGATCGTTGAAGACGAGCCCAAGACGGGTGAATACCTACGTCAAGGGTTAACTGAGGCTGGATACATTTCCGACCTTGTGCCCAATGGCGCAGATGGGCTGCATTTGGCCTTGCAGGGCGAATATGACTTGGTGATCCTGGACGTCATGCTGCCCGGGCTGAACGGCTGGCAGGTGTTGCAATCGCTGCGCGAGCGCGGCCTGCAAATGCCAGTGCTGTTCCTGACCGCACGCGATCAAGTGGAGGATCGTGTCAAAGGACTGGAACTCGGGGCCGATGACTACCTTGTCAAGCCATTCTCCTTTGCAGAATTGCTGGCGAGGGTTCGGATCATTCTGCGGCGCGGCCACGCAGGCAACGAGAGCACCGTGCTGCGAGTGGCCGACCTGGAACTGGATTTGCTGCGCCGCCGGGTATCCCGAAACGGCAGGCGTGTCGATCTGACGGCCAAGGAATTCGGCCTGCTGGAACTGCTAATGCGCCGGCACGGCGAGGTGCTGCCGCGTTCCCTGATCGCTTCACAGGTGTGGGACATGAACTTCGACAGCGACACCAACGTCATCGAGGTGGCGATGCGCCGCCTGCGCGTGAAGATCGACGAGGGCCACGCGGTCAAGCTGATCCAGACCGTGCGCGGCATGGGCTACGTGCTCGACGTTCCGCAGGAGGAGTAGGTGTTGTTTCGGGTTCGTTGGGGTCAGTTGCCGCTGACGCATCGCCTGACCCTGCTCTTCACCGCGGTGGCGGCCTCGGTGGTGCTGGGGCTGGGCGCTTTGTTTCTGGTGGAGACTGAGCGGCATTTCGTCGAGCTTGATCGGATGGCGCTGCAAGACAAGCAACACCTGATCGAGGAAATTCTGCGTAATGCCATCTCGGCCGACGATGCTCGCCGACGATTGGGTGAGGCGCTGAGCTATCACCATGACCTCTACGCCCAGGTTCAGGAGGGACAAGGAGCGGTGGTCTTTCAATCCCAAGGGTTCATCCCCGCCATGCGCGGCGATAAGCCCCTGCGCGCCGGTGAAAACAAAGTGTTTGGGGTGTGGCGGCACGGTGATGCCCGGTTCCATACACTGGTCTTCAAGGCCTACCCTGCCTACTCCAGCACTCCCCTGATGGTCTGGATCGCTGCGGATACGGATCACCACACGCAGTTTCTCGACGGCCTGCGGCGCAGCTTGGCCCTTTATGTGCTCGTCGCCATCGCCATCTGCGGCCTGCTCTCGTGGCTCGCCGCGCGCCAAGGGCTGGCGCCGTTGCGCGACATGAAGTCACGGGCCGCCAAGGTGACGGGCCAGAAGCTCGGCGAGCGCATGCCCGTGCAGGCCGTGCCGGTGGAAATGGCCGACCTGGCGCAGGAGCTGAACCGCATGCTGGATCGGCTGCAGGAGGACTTCCAGCGCCTGACCGATTTCGCGTCAGACCTCGCGCACGAGCTGCGCACGCCCATTAGCAATCTGCTGACGCAGACACAGGTGGCGCTGGCGACCAAGCGCGATGCCGCAACGTACCGCGACATCCTGGCATCGAACGCCGAAGAATTCGAGCGGCTGGCGCGCATGGTGTCCGACATGCTGTTCCTGGCCAAGACCGAGCGCGGCGTGGATCTGCCGCACAAGGAGCGGTTTTCCGCCCGCCAGGACGCACTGGCGCTGCTGGAGTTCTACGAGGCCGTGGCCGAGGAAAAGCGCATCCGGCTCCAGTTGGAAGGCGACGGCGAGGTCGAAGGCGATCGCCTGATGTTCCGCCGTGCAGTGAGCAACCTGCTGTCCAATGCCCTGCGCTACACGCCCGAGGCCGGCGTCATCACCATCCGTATCACCAACACGGCACAAGCCACGACCGTGGCCGTGGAAAACACCGGCGCCGACATCGATGCCAAGACCCTGCCCCGGTTGTTCGACCGCTTCTACCGCGCCGATGCTTCCAGGGCCCATCCGGACTCCGACGGCTCCGGGCTGGGCCTAGCCATCACGCGTGCCATCGCCGAGGCCCACGGCGGCCGCGTCACGGCGACGTCGGGCCAGGGGCGAACCTGCTTCGCCCTGGTGTTTCCTCATCGCGCTGCGACGCGATGAAGCTGACAACAATCTCATCGGGCTGTCCAGATTCTGTTGGGGTGCGCTCCCTACGATGAACACATCTCCTCAACGCCTGACCAAGGCATGAGAGATGCAAGTTTCATCCACGTTCCTTAAGAGCTTCAATCATGATCCAACAACGCCTCTCCCTTTCTTCCATGATCGCAGCCGCAACCGCAGTGGTTGCTCTGGGCCTTCCAGGGATGGCTTCGGCAGCATATGAGCATCCTGTCAACAATGAAAAGGGCGTAATCGTTCACCCGGAACACTTCAAGAGCGAAAAAACCCGTGCCCAAGTCAAAGCGGAAGCCGAGGCTGCCATGCGGCAAGGCCGTCTTTCCTACGGCGAGAGCAACTACCCGATCCGCACGCCCGATGCAGGTCCTGGCAAAACGCGTGAACAAGTGATCAACGAAATGCTGAACGAGTCACCTGCAGAACGCGACGCGCGTCAGCGTCTCTACTACCCGGGTTGATCTCCCTCAGTTGGGATTGCAGCGGATCATGTTGAATCCCTTCTGTGAGATCGCTGGCGTCGGCCTGACTGATAGAACCAAACAGTTCATTCCCAAACGCTTGCAGGCCAATGCTCCTCGGCTCTCGGTAAAAGTGTCGGCTCCGCGCGTGCCTAATCTGATCGGTTAGATTGCCTCGATTGTCCGGGCAAGATGTCAGTTGGGCGCGGCGGGGAGTATTTCAGCAACCACCAAGGGTCGTGCGGCGTTTATAGGTCACCTCGATTTCATCAATTCAGGCAGACACATGCGTGCCGCGATCCCACTTTTCGCCGATACAACTATACCCTCCGAAAAATCCAACCCTCATTGGTATCCAGCGTCTGACGCAACAACCTTGCCTTGATGCATCACAGCAGCAAACAAGCAGGCCACGCCAAATGAGATAGCAACGTCAGCCAAATTGAAAGCCGGCCAATGCGCTCCCCGCCAATGGAAGTCTAGGAAGTCGACTACAGCCCCTCGCAACAGTCGGTCCACTGCATTACCCAACGCCCCACCCAAGATCAGGCAGTAACCAACGCCTTCCCATTTCGAAACTCCCTGATGCAACAGGCGGATCAGCCAGAGCAAGACTCCCAGCGCAAGCGCGGCAAAACCGAAGCGTGCCCAGTCGCCTGCACCAGCCAGCAGGCTGAAAGCTGCACCGTTGTTCCTGAAATGGGCGAGATTGAAGAAGGAGGTTACAGCGACTTGGTCGCCATAACTGAAAAGGAGCGAGACGACGGCCTTTGCGAATTGATCGCCAAGTAACACTGCGGCAGCCAAGCCATACCAGATGCCGGCCGCTCGCAGATCCGTCAACCTCCCCGCAACCGGCAGCATCGTCAGCAGCGAGCCAGCCAACACCAGGCTACCGGAGGCAATCCCCCAGCCGGCCAGCACATCAGAGGGAAAGTGCATGCCTGCTGCAATGCGCGACCAGCCAACCAGAACGACATAAGCAACTAATGCCATCCGCTGTCGAACACCGGCCAGCGGCCACAGCGCCCCGGCAACGAGTGCGGCGTAGGTGGAATGACCGCTCGGTAGGCTGTAGTGCTCCTCCAGCGTGCCAAGGACGTGATCCAACTGGCTAAATACCGCAGCCGGTCGCGGAAAATCGAGCCAGAGCTTCAAGATGGAAGTGATCGCAAATGCGATGCCGAAGCTGATCACGAATTGAAGAAGCTGCCGCCGAATCGCCAAGGCGCGCCCCGTCACCGCCGTTGATCTTGACCATGCCCACAGTGTGAGCAGGATCAAAGGCGCAGTCCAGTAGTTGCCCAGGACGTTGCTGAAAAGCCAGGCCAGTGGCATCAAAATCGGCGGCGTGGCCTCGTTGATGAACTGAAACAAGGCGCCATTCAAGCCACCCCAATCGTAGAAAACCGACTTCCAGCTCATCGGCGCAGGAGCCTCAAACCGTTGCCGACCACCAGTAAACTGGCCCCCATGTCGGCAAACACCGCCATCCACATCGTCGCGCTGCCGAATACGGCCAACACCAGGAACACAGCCTTGATACCCAAGGCCAGCGCAATGTTCTGCCACAGCACCGCATGGGTCTTGCGCGAGAGGCGAATGGTGCTCGCCAGACGCCGCAGATCGTCATTCATGATGATGACATCGGCAGCCTCCATGGCGATGTCGGTGCCAGCGCCGCCCATCGCAAATCCGATGTCGGCCTGCGCCAATGACGGCGCGTCATTGATGCCGTCGCCCACCATGGCGGTCATGCCATGCGCGCGCTGCAATTCGCCGATGGCGGCTTGTTTGTCCTGTGGCAGCAGGTCGCCTCGGGCGTCGGCAATACCGGCCTGAGCGGCGATGGCACTCGCCGTTGCAGGGTTGTCGCCGGTCAACATGACGGTCTTGACGCCCATCGCGTTGAGTTCAGCAACCGCTTGGGTTGAAGAGTCCTTCAAGGTATCCGCCACGGCGAACAATGCCAGCACCCGATCTTCGGCGGCGAGCAGCGTGATCGTGCGACCGAGAGCCTCATGCTCTGCCAGTTTGGCTTCGAGCTCGGCGCTGCACAGGCCCTGGTCATGAATTAGGCGGTGGTTGCCCAGCACGAAACGCTGGCCTTGCAGGCTGCCTTGCACGCCTTTGCCGACCAAGGCCTCGAAGGCTTCCACATCCAGCCGCTCGCCAGCCAGCGATTCCGCTATGGCTTTCGATACCGGATGGTCGGAGCGTGCTGCCAAGCTTGCGCCGACTACCGCAGGGTCGAGATCCCCGGCGGACCAAGGCAGGGCTTCCCAGTGCACCAGACGCGGCTTGCCTTGCGTGATCGTGCCGGTCTTGTCCAGCGCCACGGCCTTGATCTGCCGGGCTTGCTCCAGATAGATGCCGCCCTTGATCAAGATGCCTTTGCGCACGGCGGCGGCAAGCCCACTGACCACCGTGACCGGCGTCGAAATCACCAAGGCGCACGGGCAGGCAATGACCAGCAGCACCAGGGCCTTGTAAACCGCCTGCATCCAGGTCAGATCGGCCAGCAAAGGCATCAGCACCGCCACGGCCAACGCAATCCCGAACACGGCCGGCGTATAAATTGCCGCGAAACGGTCGACAAAGCGCTGCGTTGGGGCTCGGGTCCCTTGAGCCTGCTCCACCGCGTGGATGATGCGAGCCAGCGTAGAGTCGTTCGCTGCGGCGGTCACGCGGATCTCCAACGCACCAGTCTGGTTGATGGTGCCAGCGAACACCGAGTCACCCACGGCCTTGTCAACGGGAATGCTCTCGCCAGTGACGCTGGCTTGGTCCACGGCACTGTTGCCTGATGTCACCAAGCCATCCAGGGGCACCCGCTCGCCCGGTTTGATGCGTACGGTGGCGTCGATCGCAATCGACTTCGAGGCCTGGGCCTGCCAACTGCCGTCGGGCTGCTTCACCTCGGCTTCAGCCGGTGCAAGCGCCATCAGGCCCTTGATGGCGTTACGTGCCCGATCCACCGCACGCGCTTCGATCAACTCCGCGATGGCATAAAGCGCCATCACCATGGCGGCTTCCGGCCACTGCCCGATGACGAAGGCACCGGTGACAGCCACGGTCATCAGCGCGTTGATGTTGAGCCGGCCCTGGCGCAACGCCTTGAGGCCCTTCGTGTAAGTGTCCAACCCCGCCAGCCAGATGGCGACCGCAGCGACGGCCATGCCGGCCAGTTTCCAGATCAGTAGGTCCGGCGCGAAGAAAGACACAGTTTCCGCTGCGATGGCCATTCCCAGCGCTGCGCCCATCCGCCCAATGCCTGCTTCGAATCCATGGTCGTGGTCATGAGCGCCTTCGCTTGCATCCTGGTGCTCAGCCGTCGAGGTCAAAGGCTTGGGATCGAAACCGGCCTTCCGGATCGCTTCCAGCGCTTGAGGCAAGTCTTTCGGATCGGCGTCGATAGTCAGGGTGCGAGCGCCAAGTTGGAAGCTCAGGCTGCGGATGCCCCCCAAGGGCTCAAGGGCCCGGCGGATCTCACCCTCCTCGGAGGCACAGTCCATGGTCGCGATCCGAAAAGTCGTAACCCCAGCCGCTTGCGCCGCAGGAGGTGTCGGTGCCGCGACGGCGACATCGTCAGCGCAATGCGAACAGGCGGATCCGCCGCACGATGCGATTTCAGGTGTGGGCTTGGCATTAGGTTTCATGGAGGATATTTGAAACCCTGCACCTGCTTCAGAGTCAAGCCCCTACAATGAAATTATTGCTCTCGGTCCACCCACGGAGGTTGTCATGAAGATTGGTCAGTTGTCGGAAGTCGCGCGTACGCAGGTCGAGACAATCCGTTTCTACGAGCGCGAAGGACTCTTGGCAGAGCCGAAGCGCACGGCGGGGAACTACCGCATCTACGATCAGACGCATCTGGATCGTCTCTTGTTCATTCGCCATTGCCGTGCCTTGGACATGACGCTGGACGAGATCCGGGTGCTGCTGCGT belongs to Melaminivora suipulveris and includes:
- a CDS encoding c-type cytochrome, giving the protein MALKPLVLGAAGLLALLLVAGAGYFSLRAGGRQATPPLHSLRPDDPQVLRVGARIYAQQCAACHGAKGEGQAHWRDRGPDGLLPAPPHDASGHTWHHPDEQLFAITKQGLAKLINQPDYRTAMPIYGGVLSDDEIVAVLSWIKAQWPSEIRRRHDEINDQYRKSLAR
- a CDS encoding DUF2933 domain-containing protein, with the translated sequence MTHDHASHPQGVQTGGFWRSRYALGLLVFGAVVGYFLWTEHRAHLEQWWPYALLLVCPLMHVFMHKGHGGHGGHGGGSGATGQGTGQNSDRS
- a CDS encoding copper-binding protein, with the translated sequence MNTIQRLLTISALAMGVALPMAGHAQVSPNSGQTAATAPASMTDGEVKKVDSDNGKITLKHGDIKNLDMPGMTMVFTVRDKGQLTNLKPGDKVQFMVIQEGGKMIVTDIQPAR
- a CDS encoding cupredoxin domain-containing protein, whose product is MKFTRSTISQLFAMVVLAASGAAFASGNHAGGHGHDEGGETAIGKPGIAAKASRTITIEMSDNMRYTPSNIQVKQGETVRFIVKNTGQVKHELSLGTEKELLEHLEQMKKFPDMEHDEPSKITLGPGKQGDIVWQFTKAGAVNFACLMPGHYEAGMKGAIKVGRK
- a CDS encoding multicopper oxidase family protein codes for the protein MTSRRDFFKFAGIAGGAVAASAVSRVSMAALPEPVIQSSPNTMAPLMPNSGRPYNPVVTLNGWTLPWRMNQGVKEFHLVAEPVVREMAPGMKAHLWGYNGQSPGPTIEVVEGDRVRIFVTNKLPEHTSIHWHGQRLPNGMDGVTGLTQPAIPSGKTFVYEFVARRPGTFMYHPHADEMVQMAMGMMGFWVTHPKAKHPLIDEAQRDFCFLLSAYDIEPGAATPKVAEMTDFNLWTWNSRVFPGIDSLNVRLNDKVRIRMGNLTMTNHPMHLHGHEFVVTGTDGGPTPKSARWPEVTTDVAVGQMRQIEFVADEEGDWAFHCHKSHHTMNAMGHDVPTMIGVDHSGLAKKVNKLIPDYMVMGERGMSDMSEMEMPIPDNTIPMMTGQGPFGSVEMGGMFSVLKVRKEQKPGDYKDPGWFKHPAGTVAHEYTGPMAEPARFSAEGGQSMPRVRKPATPTEVKVRKPTSHGEH
- a CDS encoding TolC family protein — encoded protein: MMRLRATHAKWALSALGLAVLTGCASVSLDQNINRVNVEAGSFTEGKLALARTQEESDQRAQAAQALLAQPLGQKETVQLALVNSPSLQALLAQGWAESADAAQVGRIANPIFSFERMTAGTELDLGRALSFGLLDLLTLPTRYGVATRRIEQSQLRLTGNVVDQVTGVRQAWVRAVAAQQEFQYAKQVYDSAEAGAELARRMQGVGNFNRITRAREQAFYADAATRLSTAQHQVTASREELVRLLGLDESQAQALKLPERLPDLPKQALDPQAVGSLATKARLDIRLAQAALDGAAKAQGLNMVTSFTDIELTGRRNTTFDNAEGTRSTARGWEVAVRLPIFDWGGMQRDAMNARTLAAANQLEATARAAGSSLRESYSAYRTAYDVARHYRDEVVPVRKVIAEENQLRYNGMLISAFELLADARDQVGAVTAALNAQQQFWLADAALQASVIGRPTNTSLSVTSSAPSGGDAGH
- a CDS encoding heavy metal response regulator transcription factor, producing the protein MKILIVEDEPKTGEYLRQGLTEAGYISDLVPNGADGLHLALQGEYDLVILDVMLPGLNGWQVLQSLRERGLQMPVLFLTARDQVEDRVKGLELGADDYLVKPFSFAELLARVRIILRRGHAGNESTVLRVADLELDLLRRRVSRNGRRVDLTAKEFGLLELLMRRHGEVLPRSLIASQVWDMNFDSDTNVIEVAMRRLRVKIDEGHAVKLIQTVRGMGYVLDVPQEE
- a CDS encoding heavy metal sensor histidine kinase, with protein sequence MLFRVRWGQLPLTHRLTLLFTAVAASVVLGLGALFLVETERHFVELDRMALQDKQHLIEEILRNAISADDARRRLGEALSYHHDLYAQVQEGQGAVVFQSQGFIPAMRGDKPLRAGENKVFGVWRHGDARFHTLVFKAYPAYSSTPLMVWIAADTDHHTQFLDGLRRSLALYVLVAIAICGLLSWLAARQGLAPLRDMKSRAAKVTGQKLGERMPVQAVPVEMADLAQELNRMLDRLQEDFQRLTDFASDLAHELRTPISNLLTQTQVALATKRDAATYRDILASNAEEFERLARMVSDMLFLAKTERGVDLPHKERFSARQDALALLEFYEAVAEEKRIRLQLEGDGEVEGDRLMFRRAVSNLLSNALRYTPEAGVITIRITNTAQATTVAVENTGADIDAKTLPRLFDRFYRADASRAHPDSDGSGLGLAITRAIAEAHGGRVTATSGQGRTCFALVFPHRAATR
- a CDS encoding DUF4148 domain-containing protein; its protein translation is MIQQRLSLSSMIAAATAVVALGLPGMASAAYEHPVNNEKGVIVHPEHFKSEKTRAQVKAEAEAAMRQGRLSYGESNYPIRTPDAGPGKTREQVINEMLNESPAERDARQRLYYPG
- the lspA gene encoding signal peptidase II, yielding MSWKSVFYDWGGLNGALFQFINEATPPILMPLAWLFSNVLGNYWTAPLILLTLWAWSRSTAVTGRALAIRRQLLQFVISFGIAFAITSILKLWLDFPRPAAVFSQLDHVLGTLEEHYSLPSGHSTYAALVAGALWPLAGVRQRMALVAYVVLVGWSRIAAGMHFPSDVLAGWGIASGSLVLAGSLLTMLPVAGRLTDLRAAGIWYGLAAAVLLGDQFAKAVVSLLFSYGDQVAVTSFFNLAHFRNNGAAFSLLAGAGDWARFGFAALALGVLLWLIRLLHQGVSKWEGVGYCLILGGALGNAVDRLLRGAVVDFLDFHWRGAHWPAFNLADVAISFGVACLFAAVMHQGKVVASDAGYQ